ACGAGCATTGTATTTAGATAGTCTACCTTTAGACTGTGTATATTTTCAATTTATTTTAAATTTTTTAAATTTCTAatttttcgtttttttcATCCTTGTTACGGGTATGAGAGGAATTTCGacggaaaaaagaaacgcAATAAATGAATTATTGTGACTGATTTGGCCACAAATGGACATCTGATGCTCTTAACGCGCTCGATGCAATCCCTCGGGTCCCTCTGAGTTGCTGCGCTTACTCAGCCAAATTTAAGTTCCAACACTGACATAAAAAAAGCGATGAAAAATCTCTTACCAACACACCATCACAATGCGACCTATTCTACTGCAAGGCCACGAGCGACCCCTGACCCAGCTCAAGTACAACCGGGAGGGCGATCTGCTCTTCTCCGTCGCCCGAGACAAGACCATCTGCGTGTGGTACTCTCACAACGGCGAGCGACTAGGCACTCTCGAGggttctggaggagccaaCTTTTCTGTGGATGCTgatcccaccaccaccattgTGGCGACTGGCTCTGCTGACCAGACTGCGCGTCTGTGGGACATCAAGACCGGCAAGACGATTCACAGCTGGAACTTCAAGACCACCGTCAAGCGTGTAGAGTTTTCCCCTGATGGAACCAAGCTCATTGTTCTGTctgagaagatgatggGTTACCCCGGTGGCATTTCCGTGTTCAACGTCAAGGCCGACGTGAACGCCACCCAGGAGACGGAGCCTATTATGGATATTaagcccgaggagggcGCCGACAAGTTTTCGTTTGCCGTGTGGTCGTACGGAGGCAAGTACATCATCACAGCCCACGCTGACGGCTCTCtgtccaagtacgacgGAGCCACCGGCGAGTTCATTGCTTCCACACAGATCCACGAGGAGAAGTTCCCCATCACCGATCTGCAGCCTTCGCCAGACAAGACCTACGTCATCACCAGTtccaaggacaagaccGCTAGACTGACAGACGTGGACtctctcaagctgctcaagaccTACAAGACCGATACTTCCATGAACTCGGCATGCATCACCAGCAAGAAGGACTTTGTCATTCTGGGAGGAGGACAGGACGCCAAGGATGttaccaccacctcttctcgAGATGGTAAGTTTGAGGCCCGATTCTACCACAAGATCTTTGAGGACGAGGTTGGCCGAGTCAAGGGCCATTTCGGTCCCCTCAACTGTGTCGTTGCCCACCCCAATGGCGGCTCCTACGcctctggaggagaggagGGATACATCCGAATCCACCACTTTGACCCCTCCTACTTTGACTTCACCTACGATGTCGAGCGGTTTGCTGCTAAGGAGTAAATGGTAGGTGTTATAGATGGATAAAAAAGAAAGGTCTGCGAAGCCAGCTCTTTAGTATGTAAGAGAATGAGATAAAGAAAAGCCTGCAAGAATGTACAATGAGAAATTTGACGAAGATGTTAGCTGTTGTGGATGACTGGTGCTGAAACTCGACAAAGATAGATATAGAAACGAGAGTCGAATGCAGTGTCTAGTGTAGCTCTGATTGAAGGCAAGTTGACTAGAAGCTACAAATAGCTAAGGTCAGAAGACTGTCGCAGGGTACAATCAACTGTGTGAAAGGTCAAGAAACGATTCCACTTAGTATTTGAGGTGTATTTGCTGTGATATACACATATACTAtcgttggtgatgaagaaACTCATAAACAGGAGAGAATAGCAATATAAAACATCTTCTTGCCATAAACTTGCATCATGAGACACACGTTGGTGCACACACTACCCACTCATATCTGTATATGTATCTTTTATATGTATAGCGACGACCGAAACAACAGTCCAACTCGTGACTGGGGTTCGTTCTTACTCTGTGAAATCACATCCTCCTAGTTCTTACCCTACCGTTGTTGGTAGAGTTCCTAGATTCCTAGTCATGATCCGAGCCCATGGCCTCCTGAATCACACCAAAATGAACATGGGAGGGAAGGCAACTAACAGCTGCTCCATCCTTATCGTCTCAACCTAGAGCGGCGACGAAGGAACAGCTAGCGGCGGTGCGCCTAGCTCGTCTATTTAACTCTCTCAAACTTGAC
The Yarrowia lipolytica chromosome 1A, complete sequence genome window above contains:
- a CDS encoding uncharacterized protein (Compare to YALI0A02695g, similar to uniprot|P40217 Saccharomyces cerevisiae YMR146c TIF34 translation initiation factor eIF3 p39 subunit, similar to Saccharomyces cerevisiae TIF34 (YMR146C); ancestral locus Anc_2.380) → MRPILLQGHERPLTQLKYNREGDLLFSVARDKTICVWYSHNGERLGTLEGSGGANFSVDADPTTTIVATGSADQTARLWDIKTGKTIHSWNFKTTVKRVEFSPDGTKLIVLSEKMMGYPGGISVFNVKADVNATQETEPIMDIKPEEGADKFSFAVWSYGGKYIITAHADGSLSKYDGATGEFIASTQIHEEKFPITDLQPSPDKTYVITSSKDKTARLTDVDSLKLLKTYKTDTSMNSACITSKKDFVILGGGQDAKDVTTTSSRDGKFEARFYHKIFEDEVGRVKGHFGPLNCVVAHPNGGSYASGGEEGYIRIHHFDPSYFDFTYDVERFAAKE